The following are from one region of the Salvia splendens isolate huo1 chromosome 2, SspV2, whole genome shotgun sequence genome:
- the LOC121780406 gene encoding protein MEI2-like 7 — translation MCVQLSKQLNPHADEWRPSPPLPHAPPPQYYVTFPTHFYLQNLTISHHQQQHTPKKALKKCLPPRLLKAKAKTPPPPPPPPPKLKWRRKNPPPPATSPAADSSAKTTLMIKNIPNQLRRSFMLKFLDGCCKTHSVAYDFFYLPFDFSKLGNLGYAFVNFTNAAAAVKMKKVLSGFKWREYYTEDGESVCSHKVCEIKWARVQGKEALIRRFEKSTFVCNDKEFLPVVLEPPHDGSDRKPAVPVNVGRICRRSS, via the exons ATGTGTGTGCAGCTCTCAAAGCAACTGAATCCTCACGCCGATGAATGGCGGCCGAGCCCTCCACTTCCCCACGCTCCGCCGCCGCAATATTATGTCACCTTCCCTACCCACTTCTACCTACAAAACCTCACCATTTctcatcatcaacaacaacaCACGCCCAAAAAGGCTCTAAAGAAATGTCTCCCCCCTCGCCTCCTTAAGGCTAAGGCTAAGACaccaccaccgcctccgcctccgcctccgaaGCTTAAATGGAGGCGAAAGAACCCGCCACCACCGGCCACTTCCCCTGCCGCCGATTCCTCAGCAAAAACGACTCTTATGATCAAGAACATTCCAAATCAACTGAG GAGAAGTTTTATGCTGAAATTCCTTGATGGCTGCTGTAAAACTCATTCTGTTGCATATGATTTCTTCTACCTCCCCTTTGATTTCag CAAGCTGGGAAACTTGGGTTATGCTTTCGTCAATTTCACAAATGCGGCTGCGGCGGTGAAAATGAAGAAGGTTCTCTCCGGCTtcaaatggagggagtattacaccGAAGATGGTGAATCTGTGTGTAGCCACAAAGTTTGTGAGATCAAGTGGGCTAGGGTTCAG GGGAAAGAAGCGCTGATTAGAAGGTTCGAGAAGTCGACCTTCGTCTGCAACGATAAGGAGTTTTTGCCGGTGGTTCTGGAGCCGCCGCACGATGGATCggaccggaaaccggcggtgCCGGTGAATGTGGGCAGAATCTGCCGCCGATCTTCTTAA